In one Candidatus Pelagibacter sp. HTCC7211 genomic region, the following are encoded:
- the msrA gene encoding peptide-methionine (S)-S-oxide reductase MsrA — translation MEIAILGLGCFWGPEIKFSKLDGVIKTEVGYCGGNNVQTSYKEVCTGETNHAEVVKLDFDPEIISYEEIIKYFFEFHDPTTLNSQGPDFGTQYRSEIFYLNDKQKIIAEKILNEENKKLSGKVVTKISVVKNYCPAEEYHQKYLEKR, via the coding sequence ATGGAAATAGCAATTTTAGGTTTGGGATGTTTTTGGGGTCCAGAAATAAAGTTTAGTAAACTGGATGGAGTGATTAAAACTGAAGTAGGATATTGTGGTGGTAATAATGTTCAAACTAGTTACAAAGAAGTTTGCACGGGTGAAACAAATCATGCTGAAGTAGTAAAGTTAGATTTTGATCCTGAAATAATATCATATGAAGAAATAATAAAATATTTTTTTGAATTTCATGATCCAACAACTTTAAACTCTCAAGGTCCAGATTTTGGGACACAATATAGAAGTGAAATTTTTTACTTAAACGATAAACAGAAGATAATAGCAGAAAAAATATTAAATGAAGAAAATAAAAAATTATCTGGAAAAGTTGTAACTAAAATTTCAGTAGTCAAAAATTATTGTCCAGCTGAAGAATATCACCAAAAATATTTAGAAAAAAGATAA
- a CDS encoding DMT family transporter, with translation MLSKNQLGFLYMFMSVCAFSVMDLIVKWSEHYPLGQVLFFRGFFGVIIYFFIMPRERIKNFYQTKRIGLHFLRCLFGLIALIAIFIALRNLPLATVVSISFAAPIFTTIFSIFFLSEKVGFYRWLAVLIGFIGIIVITEPGFDSLNIYYIYPIIFCLGLSYVAIAIRQLSTTEPVWLISLYFSAAITLASLFTVPFGWVMPNIKDLILLCMIGFLGGFANLWLGQSFKLSEVSLVSPLKYLALVFGIIFGYFIWDEVPTIKTLLGAMLVVFSSLIILRREIHYKEKIPSTTRHE, from the coding sequence ATGCTCTCTAAAAATCAATTAGGCTTTTTGTACATGTTTATGTCTGTATGTGCATTTTCAGTCATGGATTTAATTGTAAAATGGTCTGAACATTATCCATTGGGACAAGTTTTGTTTTTTCGAGGTTTTTTTGGAGTAATTATATATTTTTTCATAATGCCAAGAGAAAGAATAAAAAATTTTTATCAAACTAAAAGAATTGGTTTACATTTTTTAAGATGTCTTTTTGGACTAATAGCTTTAATTGCCATATTTATTGCTTTACGTAATTTGCCATTAGCTACAGTTGTAAGTATTTCTTTTGCAGCTCCAATTTTTACAACAATTTTTTCAATTTTTTTTTTAAGTGAAAAAGTAGGTTTTTACAGATGGTTGGCAGTGCTAATTGGTTTTATTGGAATTATAGTAATTACGGAACCAGGTTTTGATTCTTTAAATATATACTACATATATCCAATAATTTTTTGTTTAGGTTTATCTTATGTTGCTATTGCAATTAGACAATTATCAACAACAGAACCAGTCTGGCTAATTTCTTTATATTTTTCAGCTGCTATTACTTTAGCTAGCCTTTTCACAGTACCATTTGGCTGGGTAATGCCAAATATTAAAGATTTAATATTACTTTGTATGATTGGTTTTTTAGGAGGTTTTGCAAACTTATGGCTTGGACAGTCATTTAAGTTATCAGAGGTTTCGCTTGTGTCTCCACTTAAATACTTAGCATTAGTTTTTGGAATAATTTTTGGTTACTTCATATGGGATGAAGTTCCAACTATAAAAACATTGTTAGGAGCTATGTTAGTAGTTTTTTCTTCATTAATTATCTTGAGAAGAGAAATCCATTATAAAGAAAAAATTCCATCAACAACAAGACATGAGTAA
- a CDS encoding DNA-3-methyladenine glycosylase family protein, translating to MSKVPKYWSSAKKYLSRNDKVMKYLIQKYSEPSEVTLTSRKDIFYSLCKSIIGQQISVAAANSVFLKFKKKCKNKINAKTVYKLTVTQLKSCGLSRQKAKGIKSLAKQTLNKTFDSKLIPKMSDEEAIIYLSKLRQIGRWSAEMILLFTYNRSNIWPIQDIGLLRAISKNYKKEYLPPEKYVNLLYKRFSPYCSVATWYLWRSIDPEPIQY from the coding sequence ATGAGTAAAGTACCAAAATATTGGAGTTCAGCAAAAAAATATTTATCTAGAAATGATAAAGTTATGAAATATTTAATTCAAAAATATTCTGAACCATCTGAAGTTACCCTTACTTCAAGAAAAGATATTTTCTATTCATTATGTAAAAGTATTATAGGTCAACAGATTAGTGTAGCTGCTGCTAATTCTGTATTTTTAAAATTTAAAAAAAAATGTAAAAATAAAATTAATGCTAAAACAGTTTATAAGTTAACAGTTACTCAATTAAAAAGTTGTGGATTAAGTAGACAAAAAGCAAAAGGTATTAAAAGCTTAGCCAAACAAACATTGAATAAAACATTTGACTCAAAACTTATTCCAAAAATGTCAGATGAAGAGGCAATAATATATTTATCTAAGCTTAGACAAATTGGAAGATGGTCTGCAGAAATGATTTTATTATTCACTTACAATCGATCAAATATTTGGCCTATACAAGATATTGGTTTATTGCGAGCAATCTCTAAAAATTATAAAAAAGAATATTTACCACCAGAGAAATATGTGAATTTATTATACAAAAGATTTTCTCCATATTGTTCTGTTGCAACTTGGTATTTGTGGAGAAGTATAGATCCTGAACCTATTCAGTACTAA
- a CDS encoding DUF1330 domain-containing protein, protein MKAYWISLYTKVKNLDNLKKYSEVAIPVIKSFGGVPIIRGGKHETFEGDDFSRTVVWEFPSYEKAIECHNSKEYLAGWDLAKNTTVRHMQVVEGFSTE, encoded by the coding sequence ATGAAAGCTTATTGGATCAGTTTATATACAAAAGTTAAAAATCTGGACAATTTAAAAAAATACTCAGAAGTTGCAATACCAGTTATTAAAAGCTTTGGTGGAGTTCCCATTATTAGAGGTGGAAAACACGAAACATTTGAAGGAGATGATTTTTCAAGAACAGTTGTTTGGGAATTTCCAAGTTATGAAAAAGCTATCGAATGTCATAATTCTAAAGAGTATTTGGCTGGTTGGGATCTAGCAAAAAATACAACTGTTAGACATATGCAGGTAGTTGAAGGATTTAGTACTGAATAG
- a CDS encoding DUF1330 domain-containing protein — protein MKGYWVCIYEKIHNEEKLKDYALKAKPAVEKFSGKFIIRGGKNRTNDGINSPRTVVVEFPDYNTAIECYDSKDYKEAHNILIGHAERHHQIVEGS, from the coding sequence ATGAAAGGATATTGGGTATGTATATATGAAAAAATTCATAATGAAGAAAAGCTGAAAGACTATGCTTTAAAAGCTAAGCCTGCAGTAGAAAAGTTTTCTGGAAAATTCATAATTAGGGGTGGAAAAAATAGAACTAATGATGGAATTAACTCACCAAGAACTGTCGTTGTAGAGTTTCCTGATTATAATACTGCTATAGAATGTTATGACTCTAAAGATTATAAAGAAGCACACAATATTCTGATAGGTCACGCTGAGAGACACCATCAGATAGTTGAAGGTAGTTAA
- a CDS encoding phosphoribosyltransferase, which produces MLINFMADKLIISFEEYTKIVEKLAIQIHNEYKPTVLVGIMRGAAPILDILSRILKLPIAYIVIQSYSGEGMEDKQGQLMFAREISSLAENKDYNKVLLIDDLSDTGLTLNKSIEWLKNYAPTKDYIKEVKTACLWKKKSSTFEPDFCPVKLDGDPWIVQPTEHYEELSIEEIIKKN; this is translated from the coding sequence ATGTTAATAAATTTCATGGCAGATAAATTAATTATTAGCTTTGAAGAATATACTAAAATTGTTGAGAAATTAGCAATACAAATACACAATGAATATAAGCCAACAGTTCTTGTTGGTATCATGAGAGGTGCAGCACCAATACTCGATATCTTATCAAGAATATTAAAATTACCCATCGCGTATATTGTTATTCAAAGTTACTCAGGAGAAGGGATGGAGGACAAACAAGGTCAATTAATGTTTGCTAGGGAAATTAGCTCTTTAGCTGAGAATAAAGATTACAATAAAGTTCTTTTGATTGATGATCTTTCAGATACAGGTTTAACGTTAAACAAAAGTATAGAGTGGTTAAAAAATTATGCCCCAACAAAAGATTATATCAAAGAAGTTAAAACAGCTTGTTTATGGAAAAAAAAATCATCTACATTTGAACCAGATTTTTGTCCTGTAAAATTAGATGGAGACCCATGGATTGTTCAACCAACTGAACACTATGAAGAATTATCTATTGAAGAAATTATTAAAAAGAATTAA
- a CDS encoding NCS2 family permease: MLDNYFNYKKHKTDFKTEVIAGTTTFLTMAYIMFLNPFILSGEFAGPEKGFFDFGAVYTATILATALACFIMAFYGKTWPIGLAPGMGINAFVAFGVCAGMGYTPQEALGAVLVAGVLFLIISLTPIRAWLINSIPKSLKLGIGAGIGLFLAIIGLQIMEVVVDNPVTLVQLGDLSNPLVLLGCATFIAIIVLEKMNVKGNIIIGILVFSIIAWATGLAKFNGIASSPPPMTYLFEFDLSAAMTAGMSTVIFTLLFIDFFDTAGTLTSVANVAGKVDKQGKVQDINKAMLSDSVGTVAGAMMGTTTVTSYVESGAGVKAGGKTGMTSLVIGLLFLACIFFAPLATSLPKQIDGAALLFVSVLFIRNITDIEWNDISESAPAILAMIAMPLTYSISNGIALAFVSYALIKLFTGKFSSTSPAIWVIAILSVMSFAVA; this comes from the coding sequence ATGCTTGATAATTATTTTAATTATAAAAAACACAAAACAGATTTCAAAACAGAAGTAATAGCTGGAACAACTACGTTCTTAACTATGGCTTATATAATGTTTTTAAATCCATTTATCTTATCGGGAGAATTTGCCGGACCCGAAAAAGGTTTCTTTGATTTCGGCGCAGTGTATACCGCAACAATATTAGCGACAGCGTTAGCATGTTTTATAATGGCTTTTTATGGAAAAACTTGGCCTATTGGACTAGCACCAGGTATGGGAATTAACGCCTTTGTTGCTTTTGGAGTTTGTGCAGGAATGGGCTACACTCCCCAGGAAGCTTTGGGTGCAGTATTAGTTGCTGGTGTATTATTTTTAATTATATCTCTTACACCTATTAGAGCTTGGCTAATTAACTCTATTCCTAAAAGTCTTAAATTAGGTATTGGAGCTGGAATAGGATTGTTCTTAGCAATAATTGGTCTTCAAATAATGGAAGTTGTTGTAGATAATCCAGTAACATTAGTTCAACTAGGAGACTTAAGTAACCCTTTAGTATTATTAGGTTGTGCAACTTTCATTGCAATTATCGTATTAGAAAAAATGAATGTAAAGGGAAATATTATTATAGGAATTTTAGTATTTAGTATCATTGCGTGGGCAACAGGTCTTGCTAAATTTAATGGTATAGCAAGTTCGCCACCACCAATGACATATTTATTTGAGTTTGACTTATCAGCAGCAATGACTGCTGGAATGTCTACTGTAATATTTACTTTATTGTTCATTGACTTTTTTGATACAGCTGGAACGTTAACTTCAGTTGCAAACGTTGCAGGTAAGGTTGACAAACAGGGAAAAGTTCAAGACATCAATAAAGCTATGTTGTCTGATAGTGTTGGTACAGTTGCGGGTGCAATGATGGGAACTACAACTGTTACAAGTTATGTTGAGTCTGGAGCTGGTGTTAAAGCTGGTGGAAAAACTGGGATGACATCTCTTGTAATTGGTTTGCTATTTTTAGCGTGTATATTTTTTGCGCCTTTAGCAACAAGTTTACCAAAACAAATTGATGGTGCAGCTTTACTTTTTGTTTCAGTTTTATTTATTAGAAATATTACTGACATTGAATGGAACGATATATCAGAGTCAGCCCCCGCTATACTTGCAATGATTGCAATGCCTCTAACTTACAGCATTAGTAATGGTATTGCTTTAGCTTTTGTATCTTATGCTTTAATCAAGTTATTTACTGGAAAGTTTTCAAGCACTTCACCAGCAATTTGGGTTATTGCGATACTTAGTGTTATGAGTTTTGCGGTTGCTTAA
- a CDS encoding Hsp20 family protein, producing MTSKDLSIFNSLRPFSIGFDDMFDQFENMLGNGNLTMQSNYPPYNIRKTGKDNYAIEVALAGFNKNDVEVEFEDNLLTVRTKQVNKSEESNVDGEIIHKGISQRQFVRSFTIADDVKVNGAALKDGLLTISCERIIPEHKKKKLIEIK from the coding sequence ATGACAAGTAAGGATCTATCTATCTTTAACTCACTAAGACCTTTTTCAATTGGTTTTGACGACATGTTTGACCAATTCGAAAATATGTTAGGAAATGGGAATTTGACAATGCAGTCAAATTATCCTCCTTATAACATCAGAAAAACTGGTAAAGATAATTATGCTATTGAAGTGGCTTTAGCTGGCTTTAACAAAAATGATGTTGAGGTAGAGTTTGAAGATAATTTATTAACTGTAAGAACTAAACAAGTTAATAAATCAGAAGAAAGTAATGTTGATGGAGAAATTATACATAAAGGTATCTCTCAAAGACAATTTGTAAGATCATTTACAATCGCTGATGATGTAAAAGTAAATGGTGCTGCATTAAAAGATGGTCTTTTAACAATATCTTGTGAAAGAATAATTCCAGAACATAAAAAGAAAAAACTTATTGAAATTAAATAA
- a CDS encoding S9 family peptidase, with translation MKIPYLRKKPELKSCHNVTWEDNYSWIHQENILEVLRDKDKLLPEVREYLEKENEYTDHHLNNTKTLQKDLFNEIKGRIKLDDESLPYKDHTYEYWTKTTETGNYSIKLRKKIGSDLIEEIWNGDNEKEKLGVEYFGVGDLEVSNNDKYLGYSLDTKGSEYYTIFIREIKTNNIITKEISETSGGVTFSLDDKYIFYSKLDENHRARKIFRHEIGKFNDEDELIFEEKSEAFTVGISLSSDEKYYFINTSDHNTSEQYYFGVDEEKPSPKLIMQREKGVIYSVSSWDNKFYNHTNKNAEDFKIDVTDSLSDQKWETFIPARNEVLIGGCTFLKNWIIRSETSNALDKLFVRNITSGIEEELKFSDENIYVPGISLTQKDRDTDEVHLGYSSPKTPSRVYKYNLSNKSKKLVKEQEIPSGHNPEDYIVERIEYESHDGRLVPLTITRHKHTKTDGSANLLLYGYGSYGNSMSPGFSSTRLSLINRNIIWATAHIRGGMEKGMKWWKEGKLTNKKNTFEDYIYAAKYLIKNNYTSKGKIIGMGGSAGGLLMGAVVNQAPELFLGIIMAVPFVDSLTTNLDHSLPLTVGEFDEFGNAKDNKEHFDYIFSYAPYNNIKKMDYPHILITTSLSDNRVLFDEPAKFTAKLREYKTDNNLLLLKTEMNAGHGGKSGRDGAIEEIAIDYAFALKIAEKI, from the coding sequence ATGAAAATACCATATCTAAGAAAAAAACCAGAATTAAAATCTTGTCATAATGTTACATGGGAAGACAATTATAGCTGGATACATCAAGAAAATATCTTAGAAGTTTTAAGAGATAAAGATAAACTTTTGCCAGAGGTAAGAGAATATTTGGAAAAAGAGAATGAATATACCGATCATCATTTAAATAATACAAAAACTTTGCAAAAAGATCTGTTTAACGAAATTAAAGGTCGAATTAAACTTGATGATGAGTCCCTTCCATACAAAGATCATACTTATGAATATTGGACTAAAACTACTGAAACTGGAAATTATTCAATTAAATTACGAAAAAAAATTGGTAGTGACTTAATTGAAGAAATTTGGAACGGAGATAATGAAAAAGAAAAACTAGGCGTTGAATATTTTGGTGTTGGAGATTTAGAGGTTAGCAATAATGATAAATATCTGGGTTATTCTTTAGACACGAAAGGTTCAGAATATTACACAATTTTTATAAGGGAAATCAAAACTAATAATATTATTACAAAAGAAATTTCTGAAACATCAGGTGGTGTTACTTTTAGTTTGGATGATAAATATATTTTTTATTCTAAACTTGATGAAAATCATAGAGCAAGAAAAATCTTTAGACATGAAATTGGAAAATTTAATGATGAAGATGAATTAATTTTTGAGGAAAAGAGTGAGGCATTTACAGTTGGTATTAGTTTAAGTTCTGATGAAAAATATTACTTTATAAATACTTCAGATCATAATACCTCAGAACAATATTATTTTGGGGTTGATGAAGAAAAACCTTCACCAAAATTGATAATGCAAAGAGAAAAAGGGGTAATTTATTCAGTAAGCTCTTGGGATAACAAATTTTATAATCATACTAATAAAAATGCAGAGGATTTTAAAATCGATGTAACTGATAGTTTGTCAGATCAAAAATGGGAAACCTTCATTCCAGCTAGAAATGAAGTTTTAATTGGAGGATGTACTTTTTTAAAAAATTGGATTATTCGATCTGAAACTTCTAATGCATTAGATAAACTGTTTGTAAGAAACATCACATCTGGCATCGAAGAAGAGCTAAAATTTTCAGATGAAAATATTTATGTCCCTGGTATTTCTTTAACTCAAAAAGATAGAGATACAGATGAAGTACATCTTGGATATTCATCTCCAAAAACTCCTTCTAGAGTTTATAAATATAATTTATCTAATAAATCAAAAAAACTTGTAAAAGAACAAGAAATACCTTCAGGGCATAATCCTGAAGATTATATAGTTGAAAGAATAGAGTACGAATCTCACGATGGTAGATTGGTTCCGCTTACAATAACCCGGCATAAACATACCAAAACTGATGGTTCGGCAAATTTATTACTTTATGGATACGGTTCATATGGAAATTCAATGAGTCCTGGTTTTTCTTCTACGAGATTAAGTTTAATCAATAGAAATATTATATGGGCCACAGCACATATCAGAGGTGGTATGGAAAAAGGAATGAAATGGTGGAAAGAAGGAAAACTTACGAATAAAAAAAATACTTTTGAAGATTACATCTACGCAGCAAAATATTTGATAAAAAATAATTACACATCTAAAGGAAAAATAATCGGTATGGGTGGGTCAGCTGGTGGATTATTAATGGGTGCAGTTGTAAATCAGGCACCAGAATTATTTTTAGGAATTATTATGGCTGTACCATTTGTAGATTCTTTAACAACTAATCTTGATCATTCTTTGCCTTTAACAGTTGGCGAATTTGATGAGTTTGGCAATGCAAAAGATAACAAAGAGCACTTTGACTACATATTTTCTTATGCTCCATACAACAATATAAAAAAAATGGATTATCCACATATACTAATTACTACTAGCTTAAGTGATAATAGGGTTTTGTTTGATGAGCCTGCAAAATTTACAGCTAAATTGAGAGAATATAAAACTGACAATAATTTACTTCTATTAAAAACTGAAATGAATGCTGGTCATGGAGGAAAATCTGGAAGAGATGGGGCCATAGAAGAAATTGCTATTGATTATGCTTTTGCATTAAAAATTGCTGAAAAAATTTAA
- a CDS encoding J domain-containing protein, protein MNIIIYTVLILTILYFFLRFFASINSKKISKSLRILLFIGLIIFAVLFAIAGKFLLTLPLTIASLALLKLKGLSLFQLISLYRLIQTLRNTGRFSFNNKNSSNVSSMTTLEAYKILNLEPSENLTKEMVNKAYVNIQKKIHPDISPETARLSAIVNEAKEVVLKDLS, encoded by the coding sequence ATGAATATCATTATTTATACAGTGTTAATTTTGACTATTTTATATTTTTTCCTAAGATTTTTTGCCAGTATTAACTCAAAAAAAATATCTAAAAGCCTCAGAATATTACTTTTTATAGGATTAATTATTTTTGCAGTTTTATTTGCTATTGCAGGTAAATTTTTATTAACTTTACCATTAACAATTGCAAGTTTAGCCTTGTTGAAATTAAAGGGTCTTTCTTTGTTTCAATTAATTTCATTATATAGATTGATACAAACTTTAAGAAATACTGGAAGATTTTCATTTAATAATAAAAATAGTTCTAACGTTTCTTCAATGACAACTTTAGAAGCTTATAAAATACTTAATTTAGAACCCTCAGAAAATTTAACTAAAGAAATGGTAAATAAAGCTTATGTCAATATACAAAAGAAAATTCATCCCGACATTTCACCTGAAACTGCAAGACTTTCAGCAATAGTCAATGAAGCAAAAGAAGTAGTTTTAAAAGATTTATCTTAA
- a CDS encoding dihydrodipicolinate synthase family protein, protein MSKIKGVYAASMSVINKNLTLNVKETINHAEMVIDQGCHGVAVFGSTGQAQLIPVAEKINLLNELSTSKYREKYIIGTGLNSLGETINLMNVAKSLDFKRFLIMPPAYYKYDDNDVINFYSKIVESIPESEIILYNFEKLCGYKFSIECVEKLVKRFPDQIVGVKDSSYNLFENLKLENFSILPGSESKLLKGLELGCSGIITATCNATAELARKVYDDFIAQNEQTDNQKLCDVRISFEKYNLISGLHTYFGKYNQSYLNVLPPLNTLNSQDENELIKSLEKFNFSIKSLMAA, encoded by the coding sequence ATGAGTAAGATTAAGGGTGTATATGCAGCTTCGATGTCAGTAATTAATAAAAATTTGACATTAAACGTTAAAGAAACAATTAACCATGCTGAAATGGTTATCGATCAAGGATGTCATGGTGTGGCAGTTTTTGGTAGTACGGGGCAAGCTCAATTAATACCTGTTGCAGAAAAAATTAATTTATTAAATGAGCTATCCACAAGTAAGTATAGAGAAAAATATATAATTGGTACTGGCTTAAATTCGTTAGGTGAAACAATTAATTTAATGAATGTTGCTAAATCTTTAGATTTTAAAAGATTTTTAATTATGCCACCAGCATATTATAAATATGATGATAATGATGTCATAAATTTTTATTCAAAAATAGTTGAGTCAATTCCTGAAAGCGAAATAATTCTATATAATTTTGAAAAATTATGTGGTTATAAATTTAGTATAGAATGTGTTGAAAAATTAGTTAAAAGATTTCCTGATCAAATTGTTGGAGTAAAAGATAGTTCTTATAATCTTTTTGAAAATTTAAAATTAGAAAATTTTTCAATTTTACCTGGCTCTGAGTCAAAATTATTAAAAGGTCTTGAATTAGGGTGTTCTGGAATTATAACTGCAACTTGTAATGCTACCGCTGAATTAGCAAGAAAAGTTTATGATGATTTTATTGCTCAAAATGAGCAAACTGATAATCAAAAATTATGCGACGTAAGAATTTCATTTGAAAAATATAATTTAATTTCAGGACTTCATACTTACTTTGGTAAATATAACCAATCTTATTTGAATGTGTTGCCACCTCTAAATACTTTAAATTCCCAAGATGAAAATGAATTGATAAAGAGCTTAGAAAAATTTAATTTTTCAATTAAATCATTAATGGCAGCATAA
- a CDS encoding SAM-dependent methyltransferase produces MQLARFLNSVFKNDGFILVDANSKNYIIGSPKNNKPIKVKILDKKLHYKLLLHPDLYFGEAYTNGDIIIENGSLSEFLDLALMNFGRNELNFFSYLINRLRGSYRYLTNFNFIKKSKMNVSHHYDISDDLYDLFLDPKRQYSCAYFKKETDTLEEAQNNKIQHIIKKLNIKTNQKVLDIGCGWGSLAIDIAKSANCEVTGITLSENQLNYCRKKAKELNLENQLNFKLIDYRELNEKFDRIVSVGMFEHVGRKFYKKFFKQIDKLLNEDGISLIHTIGSVNPPRDPHPWITKYIFPGGYTPSLSEVTTPIEKAGLIVADIEVLRLHYSHTLRHWKENCMNNKEKIIQMFDEKFFRMWEFYLAGCEMAFKWGDQVVYQFQLTKNYTSTPVTRDYIYQ; encoded by the coding sequence ATGCAATTAGCAAGATTCTTAAATAGTGTTTTTAAGAACGATGGTTTTATTTTAGTCGACGCAAATTCTAAAAATTATATTATAGGATCGCCAAAAAACAATAAACCAATCAAAGTTAAAATTTTAGATAAAAAACTTCATTACAAACTATTATTACATCCGGATTTATATTTTGGAGAAGCCTATACAAATGGCGATATTATAATTGAAAATGGAAGTTTAAGTGAATTCTTAGATTTGGCACTAATGAATTTTGGAAGGAATGAACTCAACTTTTTTAGTTATTTGATAAATAGATTAAGAGGTTCTTATAGATATTTAACCAATTTTAATTTCATTAAGAAATCTAAAATGAATGTTTCACATCATTATGATATTTCAGATGATCTTTACGATTTATTTTTAGATCCTAAGAGACAATATTCTTGTGCATATTTTAAAAAAGAAACAGATACACTTGAGGAAGCTCAGAATAATAAGATTCAACATATAATAAAAAAACTTAACATTAAAACTAATCAAAAAGTTTTAGATATTGGTTGTGGCTGGGGGTCTTTGGCAATTGATATTGCCAAAAGCGCTAACTGTGAGGTTACTGGAATCACATTGTCTGAAAATCAATTGAACTATTGCAGGAAAAAAGCAAAAGAACTTAATTTAGAAAATCAGTTAAATTTTAAATTAATAGACTATAGAGAACTTAATGAAAAATTTGATAGAATTGTAAGCGTTGGAATGTTTGAGCATGTTGGCAGAAAGTTTTATAAAAAATTTTTTAAACAAATTGATAAATTACTTAATGAAGATGGAATATCCTTAATTCATACCATAGGATCTGTTAATCCACCAAGAGACCCGCATCCATGGATCACCAAATATATATTTCCTGGTGGTTATACTCCAAGTTTGAGCGAGGTAACCACACCTATTGAAAAAGCGGGGTTAATAGTAGCTGATATTGAAGTATTGAGACTTCATTATTCTCATACACTTAGACACTGGAAAGAAAATTGTATGAATAACAAAGAAAAAATTATTCAAATGTTTGATGAAAAATTTTTTAGAATGTGGGAATTTTATTTAGCAGGATGCGAGATGGCATTCAAATGGGGAGATCAGGTTGTATATCAATTTCAACTAACAAAAAATTATACATCAACTCCTGTCACAAGAGACTATATTTATCAATAA